The nucleotide sequence TGGCCGACAACGACAGGACCATGTCGTCGACGCCGGTCAGGCGGCGTTGCCGTTTGCGCACGATCTGCGGCTCGAACGTGCCCGCCGCGTCTCGCGGAACGCGGACCTCGACCGGCCCGACGTCGGTGAGCACGGTCTTGGTCCGGCTACCGTTACGAGTGTTCCCACTGCCACGACCAGCAGGGTCGTGCTTGTCATAGCCGACGTGATCGGTGATCTCACCGTCCAACGCCGACTCCAGGACCCGCTTGGTGAGCTGCTGCAACAGCCCACCCTCACCGGTCAGCTTCAGCCCGTCACCACGAGCCCGATCGACCAGCATCGCGATCAACTGCTCATCCGTGACCGCATCCGCCGGCCTCGCGGCCGGCTCCTGCCCCGAGGTGATCTCGGTTGTCATCTGGCGTCTCTCCCTTGATCGGTCGATCAGCCGTTATTTGTACAGTCCCGACACGCTAAGTTGACGGCATTGGGGCAGGGCGGACGCGACGAAGGGTGACCCGCGTTCAGAGAGGATTTACCGCACCAACCCGCCCGAACCTGTTCCGGGTGGGCCCGGATCGTTACTGCGTCCGCCGGTACGCCGCCGTCGGCACTATTTCAACTGGCCGGCCGTCAGCCCGGACTGGATCTGGCGCTGGAACAGCACGTAGACCGCCAGCACCGGCAGCATCCCGAGGGTCAGCCCGGCGAACAGCCCGCTGAAGTCGCCCTGGTAGCCCTGGCTGACCGCCAGCGCCGCCAGCCCCTGCGCGAGTACCCATTTCGACTCGTCGCCCTGCATCAGCACCTGCGGCAGGATGAACTGGTTCCACTGGCTGAGGAAGTTGAAAATGCCGACGCTGACCAGGCCCGGCTTGGCCATCGGCAGCATCACCCGGAAGAAGAGCCGGAAGTGGCCGCAGCCGTCGATGAGCGCGGCCTCGGCGACCGAGGTCGGCAGGGTCCGGAAGAACGCGGAGAGGAAGAAGACCGTGAACGGCAGCGAGTAGGCGGCGTAGACCAGGATCAGCCCGGTCCAGGAGTTGAAGAGCCCGACGTTGCGGACCACGAAGAAGAGCGGCACCAGGGCGAGGAAGACCGGGAACATCATGCCGCCGACGAACAGGTAGTAGAAGAACTGCCGGGACCGGAACTCGAAGCGGGCGAAGACGTACGCGGCGGCGGCGCCGAAGACCATCGTCACGGTCAGCGAACCGGCCACCACGATCCCGCTGTTCAGGAAGTACCGGCCGATCTGCGCCTCGGTCCAGGCCCGCGCCCAGTTCTCGAAGCGCAGCGCGCCGGGCAGTCCCCACGGCTCGGCGAGGATCTCGCCGTCGCTCTTGAAGGAGCTGACCACGACCCAGAGCAGCGGCAGGGTGGTCAGCAGCGCCCAGATCAGCAGGAAGCCGTGCGAGAAGACGTTGACCACGCCCCACTCGCGGCGGGGTGCCCGGTCGCCGGTGCCGGACCGGCCGTCGGCGTCGACGGCGGGCGGGGCCGACGCGGGGGTGTCGACGGTCGTCACGAGTACTCGATTCGGTCCCGGCGGCTGACGCGCAGCGCCAGTACCGCCACCGACAGGGTCAGGAAGAACATCACCACGCCGATCGCGGAGGCGTACCCGAACTTGGTCTCGGTGCCGAACGCGGTGTTGTACATCCGCAGGCCGATCACGTCGGAGGAGTGGTTCGGGCCGCCGTCGGTCATCTGCTGGATCAGGATGAAGCCGTCCAGCGCGGCGATGGCCAGGTAGATCCAGGCGACCTGCACGGTGTCCCAGAGCAGCGGGATGGTGATCCGGCGCAGCGTGGTGAACCGGGAGGCGCCGTCGAGCATCACCGCCTCGTAGATGTCCTTCGGGATGGCCTGCATCGCCGCGCCGAAGAGCACCACGTAGAAGCCGACGTTGGCCCAGACCATCACGACGAGCACCGCCCAGAAGGCGGTACGCGGGTCGCCGAGCCAGGCCGGCGTGGGCAGCCCGACCGCGCGCAGCGTGGCGTTCAGCAGCCCGTTGTTCGGGTGGTACACCTCCTTCCAGAGCAGTGCGATGATCACCACCGAGAGCACCTGCGGGAAGAAGTAGATGAGCTTGTAGGCGCCGGAGCCGCGTACCCCGACCACCCCGGCGGTGCCGCGGCGGCCGCCCATGTTGAGCATGCTGGCGAAGAAGAGCCCGAGCGCGATGGTGAGCACCGGCAACAGCAACAGCAGGATCGCGTTGTTCTGCACCGCGTTCCACAGCGCGCCGTCGC is from Micromonospora sp. WMMD1102 and encodes:
- a CDS encoding sugar ABC transporter permease, with the translated sequence MKHGKYPLIITFLVPPLLLYGFFVLSPYLQAFQISTTNWLGYSASADYVGLENFGNLLRDGALWNAVQNNAILLLLLPVLTIALGLFFASMLNMGGRRGTAGVVGVRGSGAYKLIYFFPQVLSVVIIALLWKEVYHPNNGLLNATLRAVGLPTPAWLGDPRTAFWAVLVVMVWANVGFYVVLFGAAMQAIPKDIYEAVMLDGASRFTTLRRITIPLLWDTVQVAWIYLAIAALDGFILIQQMTDGGPNHSSDVIGLRMYNTAFGTETKFGYASAIGVVMFFLTLSVAVLALRVSRRDRIEYS
- a CDS encoding carbohydrate ABC transporter permease is translated as MVNVFSHGFLLIWALLTTLPLLWVVVSSFKSDGEILAEPWGLPGALRFENWARAWTEAQIGRYFLNSGIVVAGSLTVTMVFGAAAAYVFARFEFRSRQFFYYLFVGGMMFPVFLALVPLFFVVRNVGLFNSWTGLILVYAAYSLPFTVFFLSAFFRTLPTSVAEAALIDGCGHFRLFFRVMLPMAKPGLVSVGIFNFLSQWNQFILPQVLMQGDESKWVLAQGLAALAVSQGYQGDFSGLFAGLTLGMLPVLAVYVLFQRQIQSGLTAGQLK